A single window of Pyrus communis chromosome 10, drPyrComm1.1, whole genome shotgun sequence DNA harbors:
- the LOC137747611 gene encoding AAA-ATPase At2g18193-like produces the protein MFSSLNLKEMPTNASSLFSAYASFAAFMMLVRTMANELMNLVPDRVHAYIESVLLRVFTPLSASHDLTLVIDENAGMTRNEVYEAADVYLQTKIGPSNERLRVSKTPRQKIISLAIEKGQEVIDTFDNIVLKWRYVCIESDNNSGRDQKRQFELIFHKRHKDKVVLSYLPYVLDRANAIKEQDTVVKIYTRHSYSYYSDDDNGDWGSISLEHPAMFETMAMDPELKMMIKNDLNRFVRRREFYKKVGKAWKRGYLLYGPPGTGKSSLIAAMANYLHFNIYDLELSSIHNDSELKRILLSTKNRWILTIEDIDSSIDVENRESEEEKQQSSNTKLTLSGLLNFIDGLWSSCGDERIIVFTTNHKDRLDPALLRPGRMDVHIHLSYCTASGFKVLASNYLGIGDENPHQLCGEIEGLIESAEVTPAEVAEQLMKSEDADVVLEGLVDFLKCKEAERQRKKEEESNQIKDREAAM, from the coding sequence ATGTTTTCTTCTCTCAATCTCAAAGAAATGCCAACAAACGCGTCCTCCTTGTTCTCAGCCTATGCTTCATTCGCTGCATTCATGATGTTGGTCCGCACCATGGCCAATGAACTCATGAACCTTGTACCCGACAGGGTCCACGCATACATAGAATCCGTCCTTCTCCGTGTATTCACCCCTCTCTCGGCTTCCCATGACCTAACTCTCGTCATTGATGAGAACGCTGGCATGACAAGAAACGAAGTCTACGAGGCCGCGGATGTCTACCTCCAAACCAAGATCGGTCCCTCGAACGAACGTCTTCGGGTCAGCAAAACACCTCGACAGAAAATCATCAGCCTCGCCATCGAAAAAGGCCAAGAAGTCATCGATACCTTCGATAACATTGTCCTAAAATGGCGTTACGTCTGCATTGAATCCGATAATAACTCTGGTCGTGATCAAAAGCGTCAATTCGAGCTAATATTCCACAAGAGGCACAAGGACAAAGTTGTCCTCTCCTACTTGCCTTACGTGCTTGATCGAGCCAATGCAATTAAAGAACAAGACACAGTTGTGAAAATTTATACACGACATTCATATTCGTACTACAGTGATGATGACAATGGTGATTGGGGTTCGATAAGTCTGGAGCACCCGGCTATGTTTGAAACAATGGCCATGGACCCCGAGCTTAAGATGATgattaaaaatgatttgaacAGGTTTGTGAGGCGGAGGGAGTTCTATAAGAAGGTGGGGAAGGCTTGGAAAAGAGGCTACTTGTTGTACGGTCCTCCCGGCACTGGAAAATCTAGCTTGATCGCGGCCATGGCAAATTATCTCCATTTTAACATATATGATTTGGAGCTTTCTAGCATTCACAACGACTCGGAATTGAAGAGGATATTGTTGTCTACTAAAAATCGTTGGATTTTaacaattgaggacattgattcCAGCATTGATGTTGAAAATCGTGAATCGGAGGAGGAGAAGCAACAATcttctaataccaaattgacGCTTTCGGGCCTATTGAACTTTATTGATGGTTTGTGGTCGAGCTGCGGTGACGAGAGAATTATTGTGTTCACTACCAACCACAAGGATCGGTTAGACCCTGCATTGTTGCGTCCGGGACGAATGGACGTGCACATTCACTTGTCTTACTGCACCGCAAGTGGATTCAAGGTCTTGGCCTCCAACTACCTTGGCATTGGTGACGAAAACCCTCATCAGCTGTGTGGGGAAATTGAAGGGTTGATAGAGAGCGCGGAGGTGACCCCTGCAGAAGTTGCTGAGCAGCTCATGAAGAGCGAGGACGCTGATGTCGTGCTTGAAGGACTTGTCGATTTCCTTAAATGTAAGGAGGCCGAGAGGCAGcgaaaaaaggaggaagagagtAACCAAATTAAAGATCGGGAAGCAGCAATGTAG